GCTCCAGAAACAGGTACATGTAGTCGTAGCTCTTGCAGATCGCTTGGCGCAACTCGGCCTGCAAGGCCTTGCTCGGGTTCATGCCTGCCAGGGTGCAGATGATTTCCAGCGCTTCCCACGGATGAGCATCGTCATACTGGGCATGCATTTTCAGCCATTTCATCGCACGCTTGCGGTCTTCTTCGGGGAACGCTGCGGCGTACACCCCGGTAGAACAGACGACCGCCGACCACTCCCCGGTCGCACCCTCGATGGCATAGTTGGTGGCGGCAATGGCCACAATCAGTGAGTCGGCGGAACTGGTGTGCCAGCACCAATGACTCAAGGCATGCAACTCAGGCGGTACGTGCTGGGCCTGGAGATCTTCCAGACTCACACCGTGTGCGCGACTCCAGTGCACCCAGTAGTCGGCGTGATTGAGTTCGACGCGAATGTTGCGCATCAGCCAACGCCGCGCCATGTCTTCACCGGGGTGACGGGCGAATTTGGTTTTGGTCAGGTTCTGCGCCATGTATAACGCGAACTGCTCAACTACCGGCCAGCCCCCGATCAGGTACTGGCGCATGGTTTTGGCGCTGAGTTTGTTATCACGCATGCGCAGGTAAAGTTCATGTTCGACAACCCGGCGCTTGCTCTCGCTGCAATCCTCAATGAGCTGTTGTGCCCAGTCGGGATAACTTGCAGCTTCCATGAGTGGTCCGGTTCGGTTGAATGTGTCGATCACTGTTCGGCTCCTTTTGATTTGTGATTGTAAGGATCGGCGAGAGACTTCAACGGAACGTGCCAGGCGCTTTGAATAACAGCGGCTGCGGCCTGGCGGGCCGACTTTGCAAACTGTCGCAGGTAAACAATTGCGGGCGTTCAATAACGTAACCCTGAGCGTAATCCACACCAATTTCAAGCAATGCCTGCTCGATCTGGGTTGTTTCAACAAACTCGGCAATTGTCTGCTTACCCATGACATGCCCGATGTGATTGATCACTTCGACCATTGCGCGGTTAATCGGATCGTCCAGCATATCCTTTACGAAACTCCCGTCGATCTTCAGGAAGTCTACAGGCAAATGTTTCAGATAAGCGAATGAAGACATTCCGGCACAAAAGTCATCTAACGAAAAATAACAACCTAAGCCTTTGAGTTCATTAATAAATCTAATTGCACTGCCCAAGTTTGAAATTGCACTGGTTTCAGTAATTTCAAAACAAATCATTTCAGGTGGTATCGAATAGTTAACAAACTGTTCGCGCAGAAAGTGCAAAAAAGCGTCATCTCCTATAGTAATGCCTGACAGATTAATCGCACACATCGCTAATGGCCCTTCATGTTCTTGCGCAATACATTGAGCAATAACCTTGAATACGTTTTGCACTACCCAACGATCCAGTTGACTCATCAAGCCATAGCGTTCGGCGGCAGGAATAAAACTGTTCGGCAGAATCATCCGACCGGCTTCATCGTGCAGACGCAGCAGGATTTCAATGTGTCCTCTGTCGCCGCCACCCTGTTTCAACGGCGCGATTTCCTGGGCATAAAGGCAGAAGCGATTCTCTTCCAGCGCCACATGCAAACGTTGCACCCA
The sequence above is drawn from the Pseudomonas sp. FP2196 genome and encodes:
- a CDS encoding TenA family transcriptional regulator, with the protein product MEAASYPDWAQQLIEDCSESKRRVVEHELYLRMRDNKLSAKTMRQYLIGGWPVVEQFALYMAQNLTKTKFARHPGEDMARRWLMRNIRVELNHADYWVHWSRAHGVSLEDLQAQHVPPELHALSHWCWHTSSADSLIVAIAATNYAIEGATGEWSAVVCSTGVYAAAFPEEDRKRAMKWLKMHAQYDDAHPWEALEIICTLAGMNPSKALQAELRQAICKSYDYMYLFLERCMQLETSERLLVNRERRAVVES